CAATCAATTAAATATCAATCTTTTCGGAGCGGAAATTAATAATATTAATATGGCATACACAGTAGAAGATATAAAAATAAAGAATCCAGAAAGAATTAGGGAAAAAATTAGATTATTTGATGAGGGTGAGGTTATTAAAGTCGATTTTATTCCTGGTGAAAAAAACAGATTATCGACCCGCTACAGTGTAAATTTGAAAACTTGATAATCAAGATAAAAGTTTCAAAACTACCAAAGCGGAGTGGCTATCCACAAGGTCTAAATTGACCTTAAGGATAGCCATTTTCAATTATCCAGTCCGTTTTTCTTAATAAACTTCTCAAAATCATTAGGTATTGGTTGTTGTATATAATACTGATTAAATTTATCTTCATCCCTGTTCCCTCGATTTGAACTATTCGGTTTCTCCGAATAGTTGATTGTTCATCGAGTTCCCACTCACTATAAATATTCTTAAACGGAATGATTCCACAAGGTCTATCTATAATATAACATCGAAATCGACAAGGAGGTGTACACATGAACAAAGACAGCTTCACTACAATGAGTAGCAAGGAACGGGTTGCAATCGTAAATGATCTTCTAAGTAAGGATGGCTTTGATTTACAAAAGGTGGCGGATACACTTAAACTGAATTACTCTACCTTTACAAAACTAATGCAGGAAGATGATTATGTATTTATTAAACGAGATAACCAGTATTACAAATTTATTCGGGATGAAAACCAAATTATAAGTGTTACTGCCCCCAAGGATCCCGAATTGGACTATATTAAGCAAAACTTCTTAGCCCTAAAATCATTAATTGAGCAATCTAAAAATAACAACGACTTCATTTTGGACAAGCGAATTTTCCAATCTCCTAAATTTGCAACGAAGAACTTCCGTATGTCGGACGAGTTGTATAAACAATTTGTCAAAACTTGCAAAGAGCATTTTCCCCAATACAAGCTACAAGATATAATCGCCCAGTTACTTTTCAACTTCAATGAAAAATACTCCAAAAACAATGGTTGAAATATTTAAAGGCAGTTCCAAAAGTTCAATGCTTATGGAAACTGCCTTTTCATTATTCACAATGTCGGTAAGAGTATCTTATTGGGTGGGTCATTTACTTCCAAAAAGAATTCTTTTGCAACCACTTATCACAACCACAGGAGGAGGGGGCATTTCAAAGGCTTTTACGTAACCTTTAGAAATTTGTTTACAACCTTCTTCCATTCAAATTTTTTTATAAGTTGTAAAAACCCTTTCTTTTACCCGCTCCCCTCCCTTGTGGTTGTACTTCAGATGTTACGACGAATCTTTATTCCCTTGAAAATGATCCGTTTGCTATTGGATTCTTCGGTTCTTAGTAGTTGTTTTGGATAATCATTTTGAAGCGATTTGTTGAATTTTGTTTGTGAGATGGGTTGTAATCCATTCTCAAGGCACATTTGCTTGTAATATTGATAAAGTTGGCGACTATATTCAAATTGCTCTGGGATAAGTTCGCAATGCTCTTCTACAAACCAAATGACGTTATTTGACTGTTTGCGATAGTCGGCGAGCAATGCCTTATTCGATTCGCTTTTCGTAAATTGAAATTTGTTTTTAATAAGACGATGAAGTCCTTCCAAAGCCCATTGAATGATTCCATCCAGCTCGTCTTGGAATTTTTGCAATAGAAAAGGATCTATTTCTGTTTCAGGCACTTGTCTTAAAAATGGGAGAATAATCAAACGGCGGTAAAAGCCGTCTGTTCGGTCAACATAATTGGAAGGTAATTCATTACAGGAGAAGACGAGTCTTGCTTTGTTTGAAAAAGAAAAGGGAGTGCCGAACTTTTCTTCTGCAACAATGGAATCTCCACTTACAAGTGTCTTGAAAACGCCTGTATCTTGAATGGATTTATTGGGGAGGTCAGCGTAGATATTTGCAAGTTTTCCAAGAAGAAGGCTTGCTTTAAATCGTTGGGATAGGTCTTGTAATGCCACGTTGCTAATCTGACTTTTCCCTAATATTTGCTCAATCACCTTTAGGAATGTTGATTTTCCACTACGTCCTGGTCCATACAAAATGAATGCCTTTTCGGCGGCCACGCTCGGAATTAACAAATAACCTACCGTCTGAGGAATTGAGGGATTCTTGGATAAACTTTTTGAATTGATGGCAAGTTGCAGATGGGTCGTATTGTGCGTTCACTTGAACGGCGGTATAAAAAAGAGGTGAGTGGGGAAGGAGAGTCTTATTATTCAAATCGTACACGCCATTTTTGAAGTTGATCATATTCGTCAAGTTGGGATTATCCATGAAATCCCCTTCATAAGCAATGCGGGTTTTCCATTGCTCCAAAGTATCCTGGATGTGATGGGTCTTGCTATGCTCATCTAACAAGTTTTCTTGTATGAGGCTTTTCACCTTGAGCAAAGGCATTTCCTTGTATACGCCATGTTCGTATTTAAAAAACCGTTCACTCGAATAAATGAAATTTGCGGTTTCAGCTAAGTGCTTTGCTAAAACTCCAGGTTTGAACCTCATTGATGTTTGTGTTTGCTCATACCACGCTGGTAAATCCTTTTTTGCATCTTTATTATCTACTTGCTTAGGTTTCGGAGTGGTTCGTACCTCATTTGCCGTAAAAACTACAGATGTCCCTTCTATTGCCTTATTAATCACTACTTCCCCGTAAGTTGAACCATCTGCATAGTGAATCTGATCCCACTTCTTCCGAAACAACCCAGATTGGCGGAACATTCGATCCATCTCATTAGCATCTTTCGCTGTGTAAAAAGCTAATGCATTACATAGGGCTAAGTCAGCCTCACTTTGCGAGGAATGATAGTTTTCCCAGTGTCCATCATACAAACTTCTTAACCGTTCACCTCCTTTACTTGAGAACATGATGTCTAATAATTGATCTTTCATCAGTGTATGGCTCGCTTTTTTATTTTTTGCTTCTGTTCTCATATGATTACCATCCACCTTTTTCATTAGATATTTTTCGCAAAGAGCCTGCAATTCTTTTTGGCAGTCAAAAAGAATTGCAGCGGAGCTTATTTGATTACCTGTGACTGTAAAATAGCGTTTCTTATCATATATTTCGATTCCTAACTCCGAGTTTTTAGAAGAACTTTCTGGCTTTCTTCCATTTGTAATCACATGAATTCCTTTTCCGCTCGGAGAAAACTCAATATACGCTTTTCCCTCAAACATTGAAATGACTTCTTGTGCAAGTGAGGAGAAATTACCTCTCTCGTCAACACAATAATCTAAGTCAATTCCAACGCAAGGATCAGATCCCGTAAAAACAAACCCAATTCCTGAAACATGCTCATTACCATTTCTTATTTCTTGGACTACTTCGTCAAAAGTGTACCAATTCTCCTTATTATTTATATTAATTGCCTTGCCATTTGAAGGATACACAGGAACTTTTGTCATCCTTTCACCTTTTGGGATTGACTTATAGCAAACCCATTGTTTTGTTTGTTTCAGTTCTAATGGTACTTTGTTGTACATAATAATACCTCCTTCCAAAATTGCTCACTTTAGTTATATCAGCTTGTCAACTACTTGAGAATGCAATTTCGGTTCGAGGGTGTTCGAGCATCTTTACATAAAAAAATTGTCTTACAATCGAATAACCGACTTGTAAGACAATCTTATATGAGAACTTGTTTTCAATTTTCTTTTCTAATGAAACGGGAATGATTAGTCTTCTAATATTTTATCAAAAATTTTCCCAACATAATCTCTATCCTCTCTCTGGAAGAATACATTTACTTCTTCAAAATGTTCTCTATCTCCCCAATGAGAAACTTCATTATACGATGTTCCAGCAATAATAAAAGAATTTAATATTATACTGTCATCATATTCTGTTAGGTTATATTCTATATCCTTAATGGTATGGGAAAGTTGAATTTTCCGATCATCTAATCCCCTTAGATTTCTAATCCCCTTAGGATCAATAAAGGTAATATACTGTTTCCTATCATAAACTAACCACATAATAAAATCTGGGTAAAAGTTACTTGCTTCAAAGAAACCAATTCCTGCCTTACTTTTATTACGTAATAGATAAAGCTCTTTATCGCTAAAGAATGATTCATTGCTCTTGAAGTATTCTTTTAAATCACAGACAAAGTTACGTTCTCCTTCATTTAAGTGAACAGGAGAAACTTCAATTTCGGTAGCGTTCTTCTTTATATAAATCAATGGATTATACAGATGTTCCCCAAAATCAAATGGCTCAAAATTAGCATGTTTAAATTTTTGAAAATCTATATCTTGTACTTTTCCACTTTCGAGCAATTCCTTTAATTGATTCAGTTTACTTATCAAAGAATCATTCTCTTCTGGCTTGTTAATAGTGAATACATATTTGTCTTCCTTGATAAAGTTCGCATCGTCTTCTGTTAATACGTAATAATTCAAATGAGGGAATTCCCATTCAGCCTTCTTATGCTTATAAAAGAAATCACAGTATTTCTTTAGTAACACGATTGCAATGTCTTGCCATTTTTTAAAGTTGCTAAAATCCGTAAATTCAAGTTCTTCCTTTGGAATTAACAGAGTGTACCAATCGGGATTCCTAAGTAGCTCCAGAATACCCTGCTTTGTAATATTAAGATTGTGCCACGATTTTAAATTCTTATAGCGTTGCAGTTCAAAGAAAATTTCATCAGCATTAATAAACGCAAGATGTTCCTCTTCTAATTTTCCTTGGTACATCGAACCAAAATCATTTGAAGTTCCCGAAGATGACTGTACCTGAATTTTTGGATACCAGTCAACAATTATTCTGTTGCTTATCTCTTCCAGAGTTGATAAATTCGGTTTGGGTCCTTGCTTCTTAAAATCCAATCCATCTTTAATCTTAAGGGTACGGAGCTTACTTAGATCCACATCTTTATTTCGGATAACAGGGAGTTCAATGAATTCCTGCTCTTCATCAATTTCAAGGTCTTCTTCTTTTAGGTACTCCTCAAATTGCTTCATATAGTCCGCTCTTATACCAAAAATATTAAGCGTTTCAAGAATATCAATATATTTTGGTATTGCTATCTCTGGTCTCTCTATTTTTATGAACTTACTTCTCTTTAAGCTGAACTCATATCCTTTTAAACGTACCCCTCTTCCGAATAGCTGAATAATCTCAGCACCTTCCGATTGCCCTACATTTAAAAGTCCCATCGTGCTAACACGCCAACTACTCCAGCCTTCTGTAAATTTCTTAGAACCAATTAGCACATTTATGTTTGAATTAGGGGAATTGATGTTCTGAAATAGTGATTGAGAAAATTCTTTTTCAGCAGTGATTAAACCATTTTCATCGCACAGCTTTACGAGTTTTTTATCATCTCCAACATTGATTACACCAAAATATGAATTTTCACCAACTCGAACACCAATCTCACCAGTTACACCTTTTAAATTCTCTACGTGCAGTTCTGCTCCAGGGGTATTGGAATTAAACACAGTTTTTAAAACATCCTTGAATACTTCTTCCGTACTGCTTGTCTGATTATTAATTAAGTATTTGAAAGAATCCTTAAAGATTTCTCTCCCCTTATTATCAAGCAATCCTGGACTTCCACCAAGCAACCGTTTTATTCGTTCAACACTTCTTTTCTCATTTTTTACAAAGTCAGAAAAGAATTTTAACACATCAACAACATCTGAAGCCTCTGTGTTTTTCTTCCCTTTTAGGACACTTGCCCCGACAAAGATAATTAAAGGATTATCCAATAAAAATGCAGAGAAATCCTTCTTTCGGTCTTCAAATAGCTTCTTTTGTTGATAAAACGTTAGCAAACATGCAGTAAGATAAAGTTGACGAACGTCTTCATTGCTATCATCTTGCAGGTTTAAGATATTATAATCTTTACCATATCCGTCACCATGAAAGTAGCGGTAGGAATAATCAAATAAAATACATTTAGCGTATTCTTGTATAAGTTCATTTTTACCAGATGCCTTCATAGCCTGTCCAAAGGTCGCTGAGTATTCAAAAGAGAAACCTGTTTCACTTAATTTATCCCGTTTCTCTTTCCAGACAAGCCCTGAAGCCCCTTTGTGACCCTCGTCAACCAGAACAAGGTTATTCCCTTCAAAAGAATCTATGGCTACGGTTTTGTCACCTTCTTGATCATCTATCTTGTGAATATCTATTATTTCAATTGTCGTTTCAGCTAATCTTAATAGCCCACCTTCCGACTTATCAAAAAGTTCAGCTTTTAAACCAGAGATTTTAAACTCTTCAAGATGTTGATTAGATAATCTCTCATTAGGCGTAAGGAGAATAACCTTATTAAGTTCATTCTCCTTACCTGATGCCTTTAAATAATGCAGATATTGAAGGATATTCACGTGCATAATGAGAGTCTTTCCTGACCCAGTAGCATTCCAAAATGCCAACTTTTTCAAATCTGAATTCTGATATAATTCAACTTTATCTGCATCTACCTTATCCCCATTGAACTTGTCAACATATTCATTTAGCGATTGAAGCAACTTCTCTCGTTCGTTAAAGTATTTATCAAGATATAACTCAGAAAAGAGGAGAGAAAGGTATTGAAAATACTTCCATGTGAAGCCCAAATCCCTTTTTTCAGAAATACGCTTTGTATGTGCTACGATATTATTGTCGTAATTTAACAGTTTATCTGGGCTTATTTTCACTTTATCCTTCCATTCATCGAGAAGGAAGTGATAAAAGTTGGTATTGTTATCCTCTGACAAACTTTCATATCTTGGCTTCTTCAATTCCTTCCCGATTTCTTCAAACTTTTCTATACCTAATAGAGAAAGAAAGTGCTGATTCAAAATCAATCGCTTATTAAATTTTAATTGAGGTGCTTTAGCCTTTTTTCCCTTTTTTGCTTTTGTTTCCATTTCAACACCCCCTTACACATCCTGTACGTCAAACATTAGCTTCTTAAATTCCTCTTCGATTAAAACAACCTTCCATCTTTCTTCATCCAATTTAAGATTTTGAAGGTTATTATCACCGTTCACATAAATACGATTAAATTCAAAATCTTGGGTGCTGTACTTTTTC
The sequence above is a segment of the Oikeobacillus pervagus genome. Coding sequences within it:
- a CDS encoding DNA primase family protein — its product is MYGPGRSGKSTFLKVIEQILGKSQISNVALQDLSQRFKASLLLGKLANIYADLPNKSIQDTGVFKTLVSGDSIVAEEKFGTPFSFSNKARLVFSCNELPSNYVDRTDGFYRRLIILPFLRQVPETEIDPFLLQKFQDELDGIIQWALEGLHRLIKNKFQFTKSESNKALLADYRKQSNNVIWFVEEHCELIPEQFEYSRQLYQYYKQMCLENGLQPISQTKFNKSLQNDYPKQLLRTEESNSKRIIFKGIKIRRNI
- a CDS encoding phage NrS-1 polymerase family protein, which codes for MYNKVPLELKQTKQWVCYKSIPKGERMTKVPVYPSNGKAININNKENWYTFDEVVQEIRNGNEHVSGIGFVFTGSDPCVGIDLDYCVDERGNFSSLAQEVISMFEGKAYIEFSPSGKGIHVITNGRKPESSSKNSELGIEIYDKKRYFTVTGNQISSAAILFDCQKELQALCEKYLMKKVDGNHMRTEAKNKKASHTLMKDQLLDIMFSSKGGERLRSLYDGHWENYHSSQSEADLALCNALAFYTAKDANEMDRMFRQSGLFRKKWDQIHYADGSTYGEVVINKAIEGTSVVFTANEVRTTPKPKQVDNKDAKKDLPAWYEQTQTSMRFKPGVLAKHLAETANFIYSSERFFKYEHGVYKEMPLLKVKSLIQENLLDEHSKTHHIQDTLEQWKTRIAYEGDFMDNPNLTNMINFKNGVYDLNNKTLLPHSPLFYTAVQVNAQYDPSATCHQFKKFIQESLNSSDGRLFVNSERGRRKGIHFVWTRT
- a CDS encoding DEAD/DEAH box helicase family protein; translation: METKAKKGKKAKAPQLKFNKRLILNQHFLSLLGIEKFEEIGKELKKPRYESLSEDNNTNFYHFLLDEWKDKVKISPDKLLNYDNNIVAHTKRISEKRDLGFTWKYFQYLSLLFSELYLDKYFNEREKLLQSLNEYVDKFNGDKVDADKVELYQNSDLKKLAFWNATGSGKTLIMHVNILQYLHYLKASGKENELNKVILLTPNERLSNQHLEEFKISGLKAELFDKSEGGLLRLAETTIEIIDIHKIDDQEGDKTVAIDSFEGNNLVLVDEGHKGASGLVWKEKRDKLSETGFSFEYSATFGQAMKASGKNELIQEYAKCILFDYSYRYFHGDGYGKDYNILNLQDDSNEDVRQLYLTACLLTFYQQKKLFEDRKKDFSAFLLDNPLIIFVGASVLKGKKNTEASDVVDVLKFFSDFVKNEKRSVERIKRLLGGSPGLLDNKGREIFKDSFKYLINNQTSSTEEVFKDVLKTVFNSNTPGAELHVENLKGVTGEIGVRVGENSYFGVINVGDDKKLVKLCDENGLITAEKEFSQSLFQNINSPNSNINVLIGSKKFTEGWSSWRVSTMGLLNVGQSEGAEIIQLFGRGVRLKGYEFSLKRSKFIKIERPEIAIPKYIDILETLNIFGIRADYMKQFEEYLKEEDLEIDEEQEFIELPVIRNKDVDLSKLRTLKIKDGLDFKKQGPKPNLSTLEEISNRIIVDWYPKIQVQSSSGTSNDFGSMYQGKLEEEHLAFINADEIFFELQRYKNLKSWHNLNITKQGILELLRNPDWYTLLIPKEELEFTDFSNFKKWQDIAIVLLKKYCDFFYKHKKAEWEFPHLNYYVLTEDDANFIKEDKYVFTINKPEENDSLISKLNQLKELLESGKVQDIDFQKFKHANFEPFDFGEHLYNPLIYIKKNATEIEVSPVHLNEGERNFVCDLKEYFKSNESFFSDKELYLLRNKSKAGIGFFEASNFYPDFIMWLVYDRKQYITFIDPKGIRNLRGLDDRKIQLSHTIKDIEYNLTEYDDSIILNSFIIAGTSYNEVSHWGDREHFEEVNVFFQREDRDYVGKIFDKILED